A single window of Pogoniulus pusillus isolate bPogPus1 chromosome 11, bPogPus1.pri, whole genome shotgun sequence DNA harbors:
- the UTP18 gene encoding U3 small nucleolar RNA-associated protein 18 homolog translates to MEAAAGGAPRGERAKRRRRNAKEAKKAAKQLQLRAEAAAAQRAAAKQAASEAARRAKHLRVLGRTSGAERELEELVFGDSLNVEEDELLHRLADPTRLNATGRSSLQKDSSDSEVENEAKGKISSRKPAWVDEDDEAEENVDMTHRYRKDFMKSDAEKVLTKKKLKRRLEEQFQRAVGGIPAWADLDNRKKSKKTASDSDSDEDDDLLCRTGNFIASSESLPRGILKLKTCLPANQERLANGKLATVQFHPSAQVVMTAGHDRSVSLFQVDGIRNPKIQSIYLESFPIYKARFSVDGEQVIATGTHHRMFFVYDMMSGSIIPIQKVRGVDERFLRSFELSPDGSFMLVTGTSGYLHLLSMKTKELVSTMKINGRCTASAFTPDSSQIYSYSKEGDVFIWDVRSRKCLHKFEDEGCLEGKCIAVSRNNQYVACGSASGVVNLYTTDVCLRASRPKPVKAIMNLVTAATCVTFNPTTEILAVASCEADEAVKLVHIPSYTVFANFPVFRRKQIYLAQSMDFSPRSGFFSVGNNKGKALLFRLKHYSDF, encoded by the exons ATGGAGGCTGCGGCGGGCGGCGCGCCGCGGGGAGAGCGGgcgaagaggaggaggaggaatgcgAAGGAGGCGAAGAAGGCAGCGAAGCAGCTTCAGCTGCGCGCAGAGGCGGCGGCAGCCCAGCGGGCGGCGGCTAAGCAGGCGGCGTCTGAGGCGGCTCGCCGCGCCAAGCACTTGAGGGTTCTCGGCCGCACGTCGGGcgctgagagggagctggaagagCTTGTGTTCGGTGACAGCCTCAACGTAGAGGAGGACGAGCTGCTGCACCGCCTGGCGGACCCCACGCGG CTAAATGCTACAGGGAGGAGTAGTCTGCAGAAAGACTCCAGCGATTCGGAGGtagaaaatgaagcaaaaggTAAAATCTCGTCCAGGAAGCCAGCCTGGGtggatgaagatgatgaggcTGAGGAAAA CGTTGATATGACCCATAGGTATAGGAAAGACTTCATGAAAAGTGATGCTGAGAAGGTGCTCACTaagaagaaactgaaaagaAGGCTTGAAGAGCA GTTTCAGCGAGCTGTGGGAGGAATTCCTGCTTGGGCTGATTTAGACAACAGGAAGAAATCCAAAAAGACTGCAAGTGATA GTGACAGTGATGAAGATGATGATCTGCTCTGTAGGACTGGCAATTTCATAGCAAGCTCAGAGTCCCTGCCCAGAGGAATTCTGAAG CTGAagacctgcctgcctgccaacCAGGAGCGCTTGGCTAACGGCAAGCTGGCCACGGTGCAGTTCCACCCTTCTGCCCAGGTGGTCATGACTGCTGGGCATGACCGCTCTGTGTCCCTCTTCCAG GTGGATGGTATAAGGAATCCAAAAATCCAGAGCATCTATTTGGAGAGCTTTCCAATTTACAAGGCTCGTTTCAGTGTTGATGGAGAACAAGTTATAGCCACTGGAACTCACCACAGGATGTTCTTCGTGTATGACATGATGAGTGGAAGCATCATTCCCATACAGAAAGTGAGAG GTGTGGATGAAAGATTCCTCAGAAGCTTTGAGCTCTCTCCAGATGGATCATTTATGCTTGTGACAGGAACTTCGGGGTACCTTCACCTGCTGTCAATGAAG ACAAAAGAGCTGGTCAGCACCATGAAGATAAATGGGAGGtgcactgcctctgctttcaCTCCAGACAGCAGTCAGATCTACAGCTACTCCA AGGAAGGTGACGTTTTCATTTGGGATGTGAGAAGCAGAAAGTGTCTGCACAAGTTTGAAGATGAAGGTTGCTTGGAAGGAAAGTGCATTGCTGTTTCAAGAAATAACCAGTATGTGGCATGTGG CTCAGCTTCTGGAGTTGTAAATTTGTATACGACTGATGTCTGCCTCAGAGCAAGCCGCCCTAAGCCAGTGAAAGCCATCATGAACCTGGTCACAGCTGCCACCTGTGTCACCTTCAATCCCACCACGGAAATCTTGGCAGTGGCTTCCTGTGAAGCAGATGAGGCTGTCAAGTTG GTGCACATTCCTTCCTACACTGTGTTTGCCAACTTCCCCGTCTTCAGAAGAAAACAGATTTATCTGGCTCAGTCCATGGACTTCTCTCCCAGGAGTGGCTTTTTCTCTGTAGGAAACAACAAAGGCAAAGCTTTGCTCTTCAG